The sequence AATCCAGATCAAGGAGTTTAATAATGATAGGCCGTTTAGCCTCGTTTGGATGTATGCTTTTGTTACTGGCCGCATGTGCCAGTCAAGCTAGTCCCACAGCACAAAGCCTGCCAGCCGCCAATGTCAGCTTAGCCCAAAACTTGAGTTTGGCCGAAGGCACAGTTCAAATTGGCGAGCAAATTCCTGAGCTAAGCTATGAGCAGGCAGGTAAAAAGGTCGCGCTGAGCGATTTTCGTGGCAAAGTTGTGGTGCTCAATTTTTGGCAAACCACCTGTGTACCGTGCCGCACCGAAATGCCCGATTTCGAGGCAATCGCCCGCGAACGCCAAGATGTGGTCTTTATTGGTGTGAACAAAGATGAAAATGCTGAAGTTGTGCAGCGTTTTGCCAGCGAAATTGGGGTAAGCTATGTATTGCCACTGGATCGCGATGGCAGCATTAGCCAAGCTTTTAATGTTAACTATTTGCCCACAACCTACTTTATTGATCCCAATGGGTTGGTCCAGAAAATCCATGTTGGAGCAATCAGCCGCTCGCAAACGCTTAAGCTGATCAGCGATTTTGGGCAACCCTAAGCCATAAAACAACCCTAAGTAGTAGGAGTAGCCCGATCATGAATGAACGTGATCTCAATCGTTTAGTGCTTGAAAAGGCCAAGCAACAAGTTGAAGCCCGTAAAGCCGAGCGCGAAGTGCTTATCCAAGAGGCGCGTAAACCCAAGCCCTTGCCCGAACGCGATGAACGCCCAGCCTTGTGGGGCTTGATCGGGGTGTTAATCACATTAACGATTGCTGGGCTATTTTTAATTCCTGGCAATTTCACCGAGAAACTTAGTTGGGTGGTGCATGGAGTTTGCTCGAAGGAGCATACCCTGAGCCTTGGCGGCACGATGATGCCACTCTGTCAGCGTAATACTGGCTTGTACAGCGGTTTCTTGGCTACAATCATCACGCTCAGTTTGTTGGGCCGTGGCCGCGCCGCCAAACTACCACCTTTGGCAATTGGGATTGTGCTGGTGCTGAGTGTCGCTTGGATGGGCAGCGACGGCTTTAATTCGTTGTTGCTTGATATTGGCAACTACAATCTCTACACACCGCAGCCAATTTTGCGCATCCTCTCAGGCTTGGCCATGGGCATTAGCATGGGGTCGATGTTGCTATTTGCCTTCAACATCAGTGTGCGAGCCAATGCCCGCCACGATCAACGAATTATTGGCAGTTGGCGCGATTATGCGATTTTAGTGGCGGTGGCAATTTGTCTGTTTGTACTGACCCAACTAGCTTCACCCTTTATCGCCTATCCGTTGGCAATTTTCAGCACGGTTGGCATTTTAAGTGTTATGTTTATCGTCAACATTATGATCATCGCCATGATCACCCGCAGCGAAAATACAGTTGTGCGTTTGAGCCAACTGGCGCGGCCAGCAATTTTTGCTAGCTTTATGACTGCCGCTGAGTTTGGGTTATTGGCATGGCTGCGGATCATTATGGAACGTTCAGTCGCTTAGTAGATTTTTGGAGGTACTTTGGCATGCCCCAGGCAGCAATCAATGGCATCACGCTTAATTATGAAGTCGCTGGGCAAGGCGCACCCTTGCTCTTGATTATGGGATTGGGCGGCACGATCGATGGGTGGCGCAAGGAACTGCCGTTCTTAACCAAGCATTTTCAGGTGATCTATTACGATAATCGTGGGGTTGGCCAAACCACTGCTCCCACCGATTTCACCGCCTATAGCATGGAGCATTTTGCTGCCGATGCGATTGGCTTATTGGATCATCTGGGGATTGAGCGAGCGCACGTTTGGGGCGTTTCGATGGGTGGAATGATCGCCCAGCATGTGGCCTTGAATTACCCTGAGCGCGTACAAGGCTTGGTTTTGGGCTGTACGCTACCGCATTACGCCAGCGATCCTGCCAATATTCCCGCCTTGCCCGCCGAGTTTCATGCTGAAGCCAGCAACCTCGCGCCCGAAGCCTGGGTTTTAGAACTGATGCTGAGTGGCACGCAAAAAACTGCCCACGAAGTTATGCAAGATAGTGTGCGCTTTAATTTTGCTCCCGCCTTTGTCGAAGCTCATCCCGACGTGATCGAGGAATATATTGAGGTGGGCATGCAAAATCATGGGCCAGCTCATGGCTTTATGGGCCAATGGAGCGCAATTATGAACCACAGCACAATCGAGCGTCTGCCTAAACTCCAGCATCCCACGCTGGTGCAGCATGGCGATGCCGATGTTTTGGTGCCAATTGGCAACGGGCGCTTGCTGGCGCAGATCATTCCCAATGCTGAATTTCAATTAATTCCTGGCAGCGGCCATTGCTATTTTATCGAGCAACCCGAGCTAGCCAGCCAAGGCGTGCAGGCCTTTCTGCAAAGCCTCTAATTTCGGTCGATGTTTCAGCAGGCTGATTCAACAGCCTGCTGTTTTTTTAGCCAAGGAAGCTGTATGCATCCAAAATATCAAGCATGGTTCGCCGGAATTAAAGCCGAAATTCCGATCGTTTTAGGGGTTGTGCCATTTGGGGTGATTTACGGCGTAACTGCATTAAAACTTGGCTTATCGCCATGGCTCATCCAAGCCATGTCCACAATTATTTTTGCTGGCTCCTCGCAGATGATCGTGGCTCAATTGTTTGGCACAGGCGTACCCAACCTAGCGATTATTCTGACCGCAGCGGTGGTGAATTTGCGCCACGCCTTGTATAGTGCCTCGGTTGCGCCCTACTTGCAACAACTTAAACGCGCTTGGCGCATCCTTTTGGCCTATTTGCTGACCGACGAGGCCTATGCTGTGGCAATTACCGGCTATCAAGACCGCAATGACTCAGAGTATGGCCATTGGTACTTCTTTGGGGCAGGCTTTATGCTTTGGTTCTCATGGCAGCTCAGCACAGCAATTGGCCTCTTGGTTGGTAGCCAAATTGGCACAATGCCAGTCTTGGAAATCGCCTTAGCCCTGACCTTCATTGGTATTTTAGTCCCGACTTTACGCGATAGAGCGGTGATTGGCGCAGCGGTGACTGGGGCGAGTGTGGCGGTGCTAGCAGCAGGCTTGCCCTATAAATTGGGCTTGATTGTGGCAGCGATTGTGGGCATTGGGGTCGGTTTAGGGCTGGAAGGAAAACGGGCATGAGTCAGTGGCTCACAATTGTGATTATCGGTTTACTTACGTTCGGAATTCGCTACTCCTTCATTGCCTTGTTTGGCAACGCCAATGTACCAGAGATCATCAAGCGGGGTCTACGCTTTGTGCCTGCAGCGGTTTTGGCGGCGATTATTGCCAGCGAATTAGCGTTGAACAATGCCCAGATTGATCTGCTTAGCCCTAAAATGGCCGCTGGGGGGATTGCGATCATCGTGGCTTGGTATACACGTCAAGTCATACCAACCCTCGTAGCTGGTTTCATCGTATTTTTGTTGCTGAATTAGTTGCAGGGCAGGCAGTTCTCCCGTAAAATAGAAGAGCAGCATCCTTGATCGACAAAGGAGACGACCATGCAGCTGATTGGCAGTTTGGGCATTCTGGGGTTTGGCTTGGCGCACCTTGTGCTAGGAGCCATTTTGTTAGCCACTGGCTATCGCACCCTGACCAAAGAAATTATCCCGCGTTTGGTGGAAGCCCGACCTAGCGCTGGTGCTCGCGTCGGCGCAGTTTTGGGTGGAGTCGGTTGGACAGTCGCCGTTGCGCTGTTTTGCTTTTTAGTTGCCGGGCGAGCTGCCCAAATGGTCTTGTAGGCCATTCTTGCAACGCTCAACAACGAATCAACAACAGCATAATCGCATGGATCATATCAACACTATTTACATTGAGGCATTATGCGTTCATCGATTCGTCAACGTTTTGGCTTAGGCCTGATCATTCTGGTGATGGTGGTGGGCAGTGCCAATATCATTGCTCGCTGGTCACTGGGCAAGTATCGCACTGATGTCGAGGCGCTGATCGATCAAACGATTCCGCAACTTGATTCATTGTTGCGGCTGCAAACTAGTGCCCAAGGCATCACCCAAAATACTCTTGCATTTTTGCAAACCAAAGATGATCAATATCTGCTTTCGCGAACTGGTTGGGTACGCGAAACTGAGCGTTTAATTGGCGTGATGGATGGCTTAACTGATGATACAAATCAGCCTGTTCAAGCAGCTTATGTGACGCTGCGCCGCTCGGTGCAATCAATTATTGAAGATACCCAAACCTTTATCGATCGCTCTGCCACCGACGACCCCCGCGTAATCGAACGCCGCTTTGATCAAGTGCGCGATTTGAATTTATCGTTCGACACGCGCTTCAAAACCTACCGCGATTTAGTCACCGAAGAAGGCGTTCAGCGCCGCGCTAATATCTCGAATAATCCATTGCGCTATATGAATGTGCTGGGCGTGATTGGGGTAATTGCCCTGATTGGCATGACGATCTTATTTCATCATATGATCTTTAAGCCAATTCGCACTTTGCAAAAAACTGCCCAAACTGTGGCTGCCGGCGATTATGCCCAACGGGCCGAAGTTAAACGCCTGGATGAAATTGGCGATGTGTTTGTCGCCTTCAATCATCTGCTCGATAGCATTAACAACGAGCAGCAAGCCTTGCGCGATCAGGTTGAGCGGGTTGATCAAGCTCGCCATGAGGCCGAAATTGCCCGCAGCGATGCCGCCGCCCAACTCGACACCATCCAAAATCAACGGGCAATTATTCGCTCGATGAGTGTGCCGATTTTGCCTGTTGGCAAGCGCATGTTGGTGGTGCCATTAATCGGCGAACTTGGCCCACAACGCCTCAAAACCCTGCAAACCAATGTGCTTGGCCGCATCTCGACTGACCGCCCACGCTGGATTATTATCGATGTGACGGGTGTGCCAGTAATCGACAATATGGTCAGCGAAGCCTTCTCAGAACTAATTGATAGTGTGCGACTCTTGGGCAGCGAACCAATGCTGGTTGGCATTCGGCCCGAAGTTGCCCAAGCCTTAGTCACCACAGGTATGAATTTCAATAGTTTGGTGGTTGAGGCTACGCTGCAAGCAGGCATCGCCTACGCCGAACGCCATAGCTAAGCGATATCCTCACACCCTTTGCCGCCCACTGGGCGAGGGGAACCACCGCATCATGAAACTTGGAACTCCCCTCTCCCGCCGCAGTGGGAGAGGGGTTGGGGTTAGGGACGCTCGATTATTGACGATTCATGGCATGAATCATTTTGAGGCCTTCGTGGGTCAGCCATGGGTCAACATGATCAATGACATGGGTTTCGCCAGCAATAATATCGGCAATAACTTCAGCCTGACCACCAGTTGCGACAACTGTTCCACGCATGCCCAACTCCTGCCACATACGCGTGACCAAGCCTTCGACCAAGCCCGCATAGCCCAAAACAATCCCCGATTGCATATAGTGCGAGGTGTTTTTGCCAATTACGCGCGGCGGTCGGGCTAATTCCACATGATAAAGTTTGGCAGCAGCCCGAAACAGTGCATCAGCCGAAATCCCAATGCCTGGGGCAATCGCGCCACCAATATAATCGCCCTCAGCTGAAATCACATCAAAGGCCGTCGCCGTGCCAAAGGCAATCGCGATAACAGGCCCGCCATAGCGCCGAAAGGCGGCAACCGAGTTGGCAACCCGATCAGCTCCCAGTTCGCGCGGTGTGTCGATCAATAATCGCATACCAGTTTTGATGCCTGGGCCAATCACGACTGGCTCAACATTCAAATAGGTGCGGCTCAATTCGCTAAACACACTGGTTAAGGGCGGCACAACACACGAAATCGCACAGCCCTCGATTTGATTGATCGCAATGCCACGCAATTCAAACAAACTACGCACCAACACAGCATACTCATCGGTTAATTTTTGGCGTTGGGTTGATAAACGCCAATGCGCCACCATCTGATCGCCATCCCATGCAGCGATTTTGCTATTGGTATTGCCAATATCGATTGTTATTAACATTCTGCTTTTTCCACATCAGCGTGAATCAAAAATCCAATCCATTATTGCATACTTTTGCTTTTTCAACTATTTTTAACAATTCGTCAATGCACGGAGCAACGAAACAATGATAATATAAGCACAGAATTGGCTTTTTTTTGGCTAGGGAGCGTACCCGTGGCCGTTCAAGTTTGGATTGGCGAAAAGCCCGAACACCCTAATGAGCGTAAAGCAATTATTGCCTTAGCCAACGGTCTCGACCGCTTGGAAGGCCTTTATGTCATGCTGGCAAATTTTAGCGTCGGTGGCCATACCATTGACCTTGTGGTGTTGAAGAACGATGCAGTCTTTATTCTTGAAATGAAGCACTGCGATGGCAAGGTTTATGGTTCGGTCAATGGGCGCTGGAAGGTGGTCAGTAGCGCTGGTTCGGTCAAATGGCTCAATCAAGGCCGCAAAAACCCCTACAACCAAGTGATTGCCTATTACTATGCCTTCCGCAATTTCTTGCACGACCATCAGCACGAAATTATGTCGGAGCAAAAGGCTAGTCAAACCGATTTTCGGGCATGCAAGCGTTTGATCGTCATCTCACCTATTTTAGAGCGTGGCTCGGAAATAAATCTCGATTGGCGGGTCAATGTTAAAGGCTTGGATGAATTACCAACCCACTTGGTGACTGAGCGCACCGATGAAATTCATTTCACCGATGAGGAAATGCTCAAAATTCCGCGCTTGCTGAATTGCTCGATCTGGGAAGAAGTAAATCAATTAGTGGCGGGTGTGATGCCTGCCTGGGATGATACACCCTCTGATCCGCCGCCAGCTGCTCCACCACCTGAGCCGATTGCCTTGCCCGAACCGGTGATCGAGCCAGCATTGCCAAAAACTTGGCCCGAACGCCTACGCGATAGCTCGTTACGCACCCGTTTCAATGTTTTAGGTTGGGCGGTTGTCTCAATTTTGTTGATATTAGTGTTAGTTCAGGGTCGCAATATCACGATCATTTCGAATGCACCAACGCCTGAGGTTTATGGCACAATTCCAGTTCCAGCAGCCTCGCCAACCCCAAGTGGCTGTATTACGACGTTTGGGCAAACCATTCGCAAGGCACGCGACCCAATTTCCTATCAATGGTATACGATCGATAGTCGGGCCAGCGAGACGGCCTATGTAGCAGTAACGCTTGATCGGGTGCAATTTTGTGCCGACCAAATTGTGCTGCATTGGAGCGTCCAAAACACAACAGCTGGCATTGTTCAATTAGGTTTGACGAATAATAATATTGCGGTGAGCGACACCAGCGGAATCATCTATCGCCTACGCGAAGAACGCCAAACCATTCGCGTGCGCAACGGCAAAATCAGCAGTGGCACTGTAACGATTCCACGCTCAGTCAATTTTAGTGCCAATACCCTAACGATTGAGCTGCTCAACGAGCCATTCGGCGGCCAATTGTGGACGGTGCAAGTACCCAAAAAATAAAGAGCATAGAACAGAGAGCATAGAACATAAAATGCGTGGTCGGGTATTTGGAAATAGAAGAATTCGAAGCTTGTTTTGATCCACGAAGGACACGAAGGGACACGAAGTTCTATGTTCAAAAAACAGTGCCACGTTCCCCTGGCCTCTAATCCCTAGCCTCAACCCTTTTCAGGTTTTGCACCTCTGGGTTAAATTTGCTCCCCGATCCCCAACAACCGATCCCCAACCCCTATGTTCTTTGTTCTTTGCTCTATGCTCTCGTTTTGACTTAAAATCAACCTAATGGTCTTGATCCTGCGATAGCTATGCTTTAAGGTTGGGCCAAACCAGTACATTCGCAACTATTTTTGGCCCCTAAGAACTAGCAACTGATCAATGGATAGTACTATGCGCAACAGTTGCAATGAATGCTAGAATTGAAAGAGCCAGTCGATGACAACACCAGCGATGCCAAAGCCCAACCGCTTGCGGGCGATCCTTACCATTGTGCTTATGATCGTAATCAGCCTTGGGTTGTTGCTGGTCGATTTTCGCCATTTTGGTCAATATGGCTATGTTGGAGTGTTTGTGCTGGTGCTGTTGGGTAATGCAACTGTGGTTGTGCCCGCGCCAGCGTTTATGACCGCCCTCGCTGCTGGCCGCACCCTCAATCCCTGGTTTGTAGGAGTTATCAGTGGGTTAGGGGCTGGTATCGGTGAGCTAACTGGCTATATTGCTGGGCGGGCAGGTCGTAGCGCCTTTGATCAACAACGCTTTACACGGATTCAGGGCTATGTTGAACGTTGGGGAGCACTCGCAATTTTTGGCTTAGCAGCCCTACCGAATCCACTGATGGATCTTGCAGGCATAGCCGCAGGGATCGCACGGATGCCATGGTACAAATTTTTGTTGGCATGCTGTGCTGGTAAAATTGTGCGCTTTACCATCCTTGCGCTGATCGGTCAATCTACAACTTGATGCCAGTGTCATCTTTTTTGGAAGGGAGGAACATGTGCATCATTTGCGAACGTTTCGTACATTAGGCTTGCTTAGTTTGCTGGGGTTGCTGTTAATTGTGGTGCAGCCAAGCCAAGCCCAACAACCGCTATCGCCAAAAATTAGGCCCGAACCAACGTTGAGTAATCGCCAACCTTTGCGTAGCACTGCTCCTCAAGGTGGCACTGAATGGCTCGTTCCGTGTTCTGCCAGCGCAGAGAATTGGCAAAGTGCTGTACGCGAAGATACTGCTGCACTCAATTGCGAAATTTATGTGCCTGAATCGGCCATGGTTTTTGTCATGGCGACGGGTAGTTTCAGCATGCAAACCAATGCGGTAACCAATACCTACGAAGGCCGCATTAGCCTAACGTTTGATCAAGTTTTGCGCGAAAGCAGCACCCGTTGGGGCAACGTGTACGCTTTAGGCCAACTCAATACTGGCGAAACGAGCATTTTTGCCAGTACCACAGTCTTTACGGCCAGCGCCGGCGTGCACACAGTAAGTTTAGTTGGGGGCTTTGTTGGTTATGGCCCTTTGACATTAAACAATGCCCAGTTAACCGTCTTAGCCTTCCCAACCAACTCGGCCAATATTCAGGTTTGCGCCACCGATACGGGCTTAGGGGTCTGGCGAGCAACCCCAAGCATCAGCACAATCCGTTCATGTAGCTTCAATCTAGCCAGTAATAGCACGGTATTTGTTAGTGCTGATGGCTCAGCCCTACCCATTCCAGGCAATGAGGTAGCATTGCAATTCCGTTTAGGCGTTGATGAGGCCACGATTGGCGATGTTCGCACTGATCGTTATGTTGATGTTGATAGTGTTGAGCCAAATTCTGAGCAAGTTGATGGCAACGATATCTCAACCTCAATTGCCGCGAGCTTCAACTTAACTGCGGGCAACCATACCATTAATTTCTTAGGCCATGGCAATGGTAGTGATGCAGCCTACCTTTCACGCTCAAGCTTGGTGGTATTGATCTTCCCTAGCATTAGCCCATTTCGCACCTGCACCAGTATGAACGATTTGAGCAGCTTTTTCAGCAATAGCGAATTTAGCTCATGGGCTAATTGTTTGTTAATCGTTACTGGTGCTCATCGGGTGATTGTCGTTGGTAACGTGACGGTGGGCCAGCAAAATGGCGAGCCACAAGTGCGCACCCGTTTACGCAGCAATACAGATCCGATCATCGGCAGCACCCGTACCAGCGATTTGACGATCTTTCGCATGGTTGGCGGCCAAGGCGACGACAAAACCATGACCTCAGTTGGGATGGCTGAATTAGCTGGTGGCTTGAATATTTTCAATTTTGATGGCTATCCATCAAATAGTAGCACGGTGCGCATGATCGATCCAAACATGCATGCACTAGCATTTCCCGACCCATTCAGGTATAAACAATATACGCCATTAGCTATTGGCGAATAAGTGTTAGCCTGTGGGGGATTCATGCGGGTCTATTTGATACGGCATGGTCAATCGGAAGAAAATGCCGCTGATTTAAAACGTTTAATTGGACTAGAAGATTTTCGGCAGTTATTGGAGCATGCCCAGCATTCGCCATTAACTGCCTTGGGCCGTGAACAGGCGGCGACCGTTGCCGAGGAAATAGCCGCATTCAAACCTACTCATTTGTATAGCAGCCCTTATATCCGGGCCTTCGATACGGCCCAAATTATCGCGGCACGGGTTGGGCTACCAATCCAAACGATCAACGAATTGCATGAAATTAGTGCGATTGTGCCATTTTTGCTGCGCCGCGAGCGTCATCGTGCCTTGCGCACAATGTATATTCGCGGTTATCTCTCACAATTAATTCCGCATCGACCACTGTGGGGCGAAACTTGGTGGGTCGCGCAACGCCGCGTGATCAAAGCTTGGAATACCATGCTTGAGCAATGGTCGCCTAGTACTCGCGCCGTGGTCGTGGCCCATCGCGCTTTTATTTGGATGACCCTACGCTATTTGCAACGCCATGGTGGCTGGCGGATCATTCGGCGCAGCACCGACAATACTGGAATTTCTGAATTAGAGAGTATCTAAAGTCGCTACTAACCGTTGAGCAACCTGCTGCCAGCTAAATTTGGCAGCCTGAGCGCTGGTTTGAGCGGCTAAGCTTTGTTGCCATGCCGAGTCATGGCACATGCGTTCTAGAGCTGCAACCCACGCAGCTTGATCGTTTGGCAACAAGCAGCCAGCTGCCCCAACCGCCTCAGGCAACGATGAGCTATTTTGGGCCAAAACTGGTGTGCCACAGGCAATCGCTTCGAGCGCTGGCAAGCCAAAGCCTTCATACAACGAAGGAAATGCCAGCGCCAACGCTCCACTATACAACGCAGCAAGTTCAGCTTCGGGTACATCGGCAATGCGCCAAACTCGCCCTTGAAGTTTGGGATGCTCTAGTAATTGTTCGCTGGCAGGGTTGCGCCACCGCCCGCCCAGCACCAAACCAACCTCAGCAGTTTGAGCAGCCTGCCAAACATCAAGCAAAAAGTCGATTTGCTTATGTGGTTTATCCGAGGCAACATACACAATATAGCGCTCTGGTAAGCCATATTTTGCCCGTAGTGCTGTAATTGCAGTGGCAGGCTGGAGCTGAAATTGGGCTGAAATGCCAACTCCCAAATAGGCCAAACGCTGTGGCTTCACCCCATAAAACTGGGCAATATCGCTAGCTGCTGAATGCGAAATTGTGCCAATCGCCGCCGATTGCTGAATCGCCACATGATGCAAGGCCGCTATTTGCCAACGTTTGAGGCGGCTAAATGTCGCTGGCACGCGCCACGAAATTGTGTCGTAAATTAATGTCAGGCTAGGGCAGGGCTGGAATAATGGGCGAATATAATAGGGGAAAATCGCTAGATCAGCCTGAATCTCACGTAGCAAGCTGCGCCATTCGCGATGTTGACCGATGCTAAATAAGCCATGGGAAACCCGCGAGACTTTAGGGTGTTGCAAAAACGGCCTGAGATTAAATTGGGTACGCGGTTGCTGTGGCAAGATGAGATGCAATTGTTCAGCGATTGGCGTTTGCAATAAAGCCAAGCTTAATTCATAGCAAAAGCGCCCAATTCCCGGAAAATGGTCGTCGAGCACGCGTAAATCGAGCGCAATTGTGGCTTGTTTCATGCCTGATACCAACCCCAAATGTAACCCAAGGCTCCAACATAACTAGTTAATGCTTTTAAAGGCTTGAAGCTGGGTCGCCACGATGGCGCAGCAAACGAGTAAGGCAGGAAAATATTAATCGGCAAAATTAGCGTGCGCAGCAGCCAATAGGCCAAGGCATGCAATGGCGTTTTGAGCACACGCCCCCGCCCTCGTGCTGGGTCGCGCCGCACCTCTTGGGCATGGCCAACTCCATACAACCAGTGTTTGCGCAACAGTGCCCACAAATTGGCCGGAGCCGGATGCCATGTCCAGGTATTAGGGACTAAAATAAAGCGATAGCCCGCCCGCCGAATCCGCGTAAAAAACTCAGTATCAACCCCGCGAATCAATTCGTTGTTAAACCCAGCAACTTCATCGTACACTTCGCGCCGCATCGCGCAACAGGTCGTGGTTAATTCGCAATAAAACGAAGGCGGATCAGGATTACTTTCGAGTGGCGTTTGCACGACGGCATGTTCAATTCGCGGAACTTCGCGGGCGACCCAACGCTGAAAAGCCGAAGCATCGGGCGGCAAGAGTTTCGATGCTCCCGTTACGCCAATCGTTGGGTCGGTGAGCAAGGGCTTGACGAGTTGTTCAATCGCATCGTCGTTGGCTAAAATCGCATCATCATCAATAAAAACGAGGTAGGGCGCAGTTGTGCGCACGGTGGCAGTATTACGGGCTTTGCCATTGGGGCGCACACCGACCGCAACCTCAATTTGGCAGGGTTGCCAGGTTTGGCGGGCAATCGAGGCCCGCAAGGCCGTAATCTCGCCATTCAAGGCCGGAATAACCACAGCAATTTGGGGAATTTCAGTCACAACCAATCCATTCAGCTAAACCAGCAATGCTGCGGTTAATATACCATGGTGATAAGAAATACCTGCTAGAGTCCCGTTGTTTTGTTGCCAGAACCCTCTATAATGCATTTGACAGTGATTGATGCTTGATACTTTGCTAAGGTTTATACCATGTCGATTCAGCCCCCATCGTCAGAATTTGCCTCATTGTTGCGTCAAGTTCAACAGGCCGAGGTAATGCCCACCCAAACGCAGCTCGATGATGTGTATCGTCAGCTTGATCAACGGATTCAGCAATTGCAGCGCTATGTGCCCGACCCAATTGTGCAGCGCTTAAAACACGGCGAGTTGCCCATTCCCTATGGCGAACGTTGGTTGGGTTCGTTGCTGTTTGCCGATCTTTCGGGCTTTACTGCGCTTTCCGAAAGCCTAACCCGCTTGGGCAAAGAGGGAGCTGAGCAAGTAACCAGCATTATCAACCGCTTATTTAATCAGTTGGTAGCTGATATCGAGGCTCACGGCGGTGCATTAATCAAATTTGGCGGCGATGCAGTCACCGCCTTTTTTGATCAAACCAAACTTGGCGAGCAGCATGCCTTGTATGCCGCCCACGCCGCTCAAGCCATGCAAGCATCAATGGCAACTTTAGGCAAAATCCAGATTCGGGCTGGCCAATTTAATCTCACGCTGCGGATTGGCGTGC comes from Chloroflexota bacterium and encodes:
- a CDS encoding glycosyltransferase family 4 protein produces the protein MKQATIALDLRVLDDHFPGIGRFCYELSLALLQTPIAEQLHLILPQQPRTQFNLRPFLQHPKVSRVSHGLFSIGQHREWRSLLREIQADLAIFPYYIRPLFQPCPSLTLIYDTISWRVPATFSRLKRWQIAALHHVAIQQSAAIGTISHSAASDIAQFYGVKPQRLAYLGVGISAQFQLQPATAITALRAKYGLPERYIVYVASDKPHKQIDFLLDVWQAAQTAEVGLVLGGRWRNPASEQLLEHPKLQGRVWRIADVPEAELAALYSGALALAFPSLYEGFGLPALEAIACGTPVLAQNSSSLPEAVGAAGCLLPNDQAAWVAALERMCHDSAWQQSLAAQTSAQAAKFSWQQVAQRLVATLDTL
- a CDS encoding glycosyltransferase — encoded protein: MTEIPQIAVVIPALNGEITALRASIARQTWQPCQIEVAVGVRPNGKARNTATVRTTAPYLVFIDDDAILANDDAIEQLVKPLLTDPTIGVTGASKLLPPDASAFQRWVAREVPRIEHAVVQTPLESNPDPPSFYCELTTTCCAMRREVYDEVAGFNNELIRGVDTEFFTRIRRAGYRFILVPNTWTWHPAPANLWALLRKHWLYGVGHAQEVRRDPARGRGRVLKTPLHALAYWLLRTLILPINIFLPYSFAAPSWRPSFKPLKALTSYVGALGYIWGWYQA
- a CDS encoding histidine phosphatase family protein encodes the protein MRVYLIRHGQSEENAADLKRLIGLEDFRQLLEHAQHSPLTALGREQAATVAEEIAAFKPTHLYSSPYIRAFDTAQIIAARVGLPIQTINELHEISAIVPFLLRRERHRALRTMYIRGYLSQLIPHRPLWGETWWVAQRRVIKAWNTMLEQWSPSTRAVVVAHRAFIWMTLRYLQRHGGWRIIRRSTDNTGISELESI